Proteins encoded in a region of the Terriglobia bacterium genome:
- a CDS encoding carboxypeptidase-like regulatory domain-containing protein, giving the protein MNMLPIAIITALLQFQPGSIAGIVKTTAGDPVSKATITLKQDGQQAAASVLTGSDGSFLFPSIPAGRYRLEAKRTGYMDAAYGKHSRDGAGSAITVAPAANLKDLNLTMTAYGAISGRVTDADGEPAGAVSVEALRYSYSGGRSTLTQVKTISTNDRGEYRLFWLPPGRYYIRCGGSNDIFINTVEGAVAVHLALPDNSGVRQNVVPTYFPGTPDPQRASSMDLPPGADYGGVDFTLNPSIGRRVHVTVVDGNSGQSGPQRVAALTLVPRNAAAAMDVKRAAANANGDGQFTAVPPGSYTLIATGGSPQRGPNDVTRRTGASIPVDVGDQDVDVTVNLEPSVNLAGRLTIEGLPNGTRVDSHPIVSVLGQGARSTSQGFGDFADFQGNDAFDFVDLIEGDYSVLVEEIPQNQYLKSVRFGSTDVLSDGLHVDPRAGGTLDIVLAANGGTVTGTVTDAGRQPAANLSVTLIPDESRRNRDDLYKKVSTDAAGRFTVQGIAPGDYTVFAWDNLDPAN; this is encoded by the coding sequence ATGAACATGCTTCCGATCGCCATCATTACTGCTCTGCTCCAGTTTCAACCGGGCTCTATCGCCGGAATTGTGAAGACGACGGCCGGCGATCCTGTGTCAAAAGCCACGATCACGCTGAAACAGGACGGGCAGCAAGCGGCAGCCTCGGTGTTGACCGGCTCCGATGGCAGTTTTCTATTTCCATCGATACCGGCCGGCCGCTACCGGCTGGAGGCCAAGCGTACGGGCTACATGGATGCCGCATACGGGAAACACAGCCGCGACGGCGCCGGCAGCGCGATCACGGTTGCACCCGCCGCAAACCTGAAGGATCTGAACCTCACCATGACTGCCTACGGTGCGATATCCGGACGAGTCACAGATGCGGATGGCGAGCCGGCAGGGGCCGTAAGCGTGGAAGCTCTTCGATATTCCTATTCCGGTGGGCGAAGCACCTTAACCCAGGTGAAGACGATCAGCACCAACGATCGTGGGGAGTACCGGCTCTTCTGGCTGCCACCTGGCCGGTACTACATACGATGTGGCGGCTCGAATGACATATTCATCAATACAGTCGAAGGAGCCGTGGCCGTTCATCTCGCGCTTCCGGACAATTCCGGAGTGCGTCAAAATGTCGTGCCGACATATTTCCCGGGCACGCCGGATCCGCAGCGTGCGTCGTCGATGGACTTGCCGCCGGGCGCGGATTACGGTGGCGTCGATTTCACGCTTAATCCATCCATCGGGCGGCGTGTCCATGTCACCGTTGTTGATGGAAATTCTGGACAGTCCGGACCGCAACGCGTGGCGGCTTTGACGCTCGTTCCCAGGAATGCCGCTGCGGCGATGGATGTGAAACGCGCGGCGGCAAATGCCAACGGCGACGGACAGTTCACCGCGGTCCCTCCCGGCTCGTACACTCTCATCGCAACCGGCGGCTCCCCGCAGAGAGGCCCAAACGACGTCACCAGACGGACCGGCGCCAGCATTCCAGTCGACGTCGGCGATCAGGACGTTGACGTGACGGTGAACCTGGAACCCAGCGTCAATCTCGCGGGACGGCTGACGATCGAGGGCCTGCCCAACGGCACTCGCGTGGATTCTCATCCGATCGTGAGCGTACTGGGTCAGGGCGCCCGCTCCACCTCTCAGGGTTTTGGCGATTTCGCGGATTTCCAGGGGAACGACGCGTTCGATTTCGTCGATCTGATCGAAGGCGACTATTCGGTCCTGGTCGAAGAGATCCCCCAGAATCAATATCTGAAATCCGTCCGGTTCGGCTCCACCGATGTTCTCTCAGACGGTCTGCACGTAGATCCACGGGCCGGCGGCACGCTGGACATCGTGCTTGCGGCGAATGGCGGGACAGTCACCGGCACCGTCACGGATGCCGGCCGGCAGCCTGCGGCGAACCTTTCAGTAACGCTTATACCCGACGAGAGCCGCCGCAATCGCGACGACCTTTATAAGAAGGTTTCGACAGACGCCGCAGGCCGCTTCACTGTGCAGGGCATCGCGCCCGGCGACTACACTGTTTTTGCCTGGGACAATCTCGATCCCGCCAAT
- a CDS encoding alpha/beta hydrolase, translating to MQKRRAFYGKEPLQFGDLRVPDEAKPPVAVVIHGGFWRNRYGLDYIEPICEALTADGIATWNIEYRRIGDPGGGWPGTFEDVVAAEDHLTSLAAEFALDLKRVITIGHSAGGHLALWLAAEKGWIAGAVSLAGVVDLRRAWELKLSKNVVAEFLGGSPDEVPARYSIASPIERLPLGRPQKLFHGTADSSVPFEISERYAQAAQLRGDDAELVRLEGAGHFELVDPKTGEFGRVRDAVKKLVR from the coding sequence ATGCAAAAACGCCGTGCGTTCTATGGCAAGGAACCGCTTCAATTCGGGGACCTGCGTGTGCCGGATGAGGCGAAGCCGCCGGTTGCGGTGGTGATTCACGGAGGATTCTGGCGCAACCGCTACGGCCTCGATTACATCGAGCCGATTTGCGAGGCGCTGACCGCGGATGGGATCGCGACATGGAACATCGAGTACCGCCGGATCGGCGATCCGGGAGGCGGCTGGCCCGGAACATTTGAAGATGTCGTCGCGGCGGAGGATCATCTGACGTCGCTCGCAGCCGAATTCGCGCTCGATCTGAAACGCGTTATCACGATCGGTCATTCGGCCGGCGGACATCTGGCGCTCTGGCTGGCGGCGGAAAAGGGCTGGATTGCTGGAGCGGTTTCGCTTGCCGGGGTTGTGGACCTTCGCCGCGCCTGGGAATTGAAATTGAGCAAGAATGTGGTGGCGGAGTTTCTCGGCGGAAGTCCGGATGAAGTTCCGGCTCGCTACAGCATTGCCTCGCCGATCGAGCGGCTGCCGCTGGGTAGACCGCAGAAGTTATTTCACGGCACCGCCGACAGCAGCGTCCCGTTTGAAATCAGCGAGCGATACGCTCAGGCCGCGCAACTTCGCGGCGACGATGCGGAGTTGGTGAGGCTCGAGGGGGCGGGACATTTCGAACTCGTCGATCCGAAGACCGGAGAATTTGGGCGGGTGCGAGATGCGGTCAAGAAGCTCGTGCGATAG